The following are encoded in a window of Manihot esculenta cultivar AM560-2 chromosome 8, M.esculenta_v8, whole genome shotgun sequence genomic DNA:
- the LOC110620280 gene encoding uncharacterized protein LOC110620280, with protein MKAIDDKKDKVVIRAVSRDEEGKKRVEKMELNTRNIDTIKYVEKKLMDKGVQRMDRHPVDGLGGIGKPPPKSGHGGKYTWEGPDDLAENELDAAPPAIDEKDPNYVDEELEEKIVKGEEGDGLVIGEVEVAKEAKEGVARVEIDPNLKL; from the coding sequence atgaaggCTATCGACGACAAGAAGGACAAGGTGGTGATAAGGGCGGTGTCCCGGGATGAGGAAGGGAAGAAAAGAGTGGAGAAGATGGAGCTAAACACCCGCAACATCGACACCATCAAGTACGTGGAAAAAAAGCTGATGGACAAGGGTGTGCAGCGCATGGATAGGCACCCAGTTGATGGATTAGGCGGGATAGGGAAACCGCCGCCGAAGTCAGGACACGGTGGGAAGTACACGTGGGAAGGGCCTGATGACCTGGCGGAGAACGAGCTGGATGCTGCACCACCGGCAATTGATGAGAAGGATCCCAACTATGTAGATGAGGAGCTGGAGGAGAAGATTGTGAAAGGAGAAGAGGGTGATGGGCTGGTCATTGGCGAGGTGGAGGTGGCTAAGGAGGCCAAGGAGGGCGTGGCTAGAGTTGAGATTGATCCTAACTTAAAGCTTTAA
- the LOC110620183 gene encoding glucomannan 4-beta-mannosyltransferase 9: protein MDRLTTTTIIPDAFQGARDDMSMQFSIVWDQIRAPLIIPLLRLAVAICLIMSLMLFIERVYMGIVIVLVKLFGRKPEKRYKWEPIKDDVELGNYAYPMVLVQIPMYNEREVYQLSIGAACGLSWPSDRIIIQVLDDSTDPTIKDLVELECQRWASKGINIKYEIRDNRNGYKAGALKEGMKRNYVKNCDYVAIFDADFQPEPDFLWRTIPFLVHNPELALVQSRWKFVNTDECLMTRMQEMSLDYHFTVEQEVGSSTYAFFGFNGTAGVWRIGALDEAGGWKDRTTVEDMDLAVRASLKGWKFLYLGNLKVKNELPSTLKAYRYQQHRWSCGPANLFRKMFMEIIRNKKVTLWKKVHVIYSFFLVRKIVAHIVTFIFYCVVLPATVLVPEVEVPKWGAVYIPSIVTILNAVGTPRSLHLLVFWILFENVMSLHRTKATFIGLLEAGRVNEWIVTEKLGDALKAKAVKAPKKRRFKFGERLHLLELGTGAYLFFCGCYDLAFGKNHYFLFLYVQATAFFIMGFGYVGTFVPQS from the exons ATGGATCGATTAACTACAACAACAATCATTCCAGATGCGTTTCAAGGTGCTAGAGATGACATGTCGATGCAATTCTCAATAGTTTGGGATCAGATCAGAGCGCCATTGATCATTCCTTTACTAAGACTCGCAGTTGCCATCTGCTTGATCATGTCCTTGATGCTTTTCATAGAAAGGGTGTATATGGGCATTGTCATTGTGCTAGTGAAGCTTTTTGGTCGAAAACCAGAGAAACGCTACAAATGGGAACCCATAAAAGATGATGTTGAGTTGGGCAACTATGCGTATCCCATGGTTCTGGTTCAAATCCCAATGTATAATGAACGAGAG GTTTACCAGCTTTCCATTGGAGCTGCATGTGGACTCTCTTGGCCCTCTGATCGCATAATAATTCAGGTTCTCGACGACTCAACAGACCCAACTATCAAG GACTTAGTGGAGTTAGAGTGCCAAAGATGGGCAAGCAAAGGCATAAATATAAAGTACGAAATTAGAGATAATAGAAATGGCTATAAAGCTGGAGCTTTAAAAGAAGGCATGAAGAGAAACTACGTGAAAAATTGCGACTACGTAGCCATTTTTGACGCAGATTTCCAGCCAGAGCCTGACTTTCTATGGCGGACCATCCCTTTCCTAGTCCATAACCCAGAACTGGCTTTGGTTCAGTCTCGTTGGAAATTCG tgAATACTGATGAGTGCTTGATGACGAGAATGCAAGAAATGTCTTTGGATTATCATTTCACTGTTGAGCAAGAAGTGGGCTCCTCTACCTATGCCTTCTTTGGCTTCAATG GGACGGCAGGGGTATGGAGAATTGGTGCACTTGATGAAGCGGGAGGATGGAAGGATAGGACCACCGTGGAGGATATGGACCTCGCCGTCCGAGCTAGTCTCAAAGGCTGGAAATTCTTGTACCTTGGAAATCTTAAG GTGAAAAATGAACTGCCCAGTACATTGAAGGCTTACCGTTATCAGCAGCATCGATGGTCTTGTGGTCCTGCTAACCTCTTCAGGAAAATGTTCATGGAGATCATAAGAAACAAG AAAGTGACCTTGTGGAAGAAGGTGCATGTTATCTACAGCTTCTTCTTGGTGAGGAAGATCGTTGCCCATATTGTCACATTTATCTTCTACTGTGTCGTTTTGCCTGCAACTGTATTGGTACCTGAAGTTGAAGTTCCAAAGTGGGGAGCTGTATACATTCCTTCAATTGTTACAATTCTTAATGCAGTTGGAACTCCAAG GTCACTCCACCTGTTGGTGTTCTGGATCCTTTTTGAGAATGTTATGTCACTGCATAGGACTAAGGCTACCTTCATTGGCTTGCTGGAGGCTGGCAGAGTTAATGAATGGATTGTCACCGAGAAACTAGGAGATGCTCTCAAAGCAAAAGCTGTGAAAGCACCCAAGAAACGCAGATTTAAATTCGGAGAAAG gcTCCATCTGCTAGAGCTTGGAACTGGAGCTTACCTATTCTTCTGTGGCTGTTATGATCTTGCTTTTGGGAAGAATCACTACTTCTTATTCTTGTATGTGCAAGCAACTGCCTTCTTCATCATGGGATTCGGATACGTAGGCACCTTCGTCCCCCAATCTTAA